In Macrobrachium rosenbergii isolate ZJJX-2024 unplaced genomic scaffold, ASM4041242v1 13902, whole genome shotgun sequence, the genomic window ATCGTCTGGCAGATCGGACATGATCTGCATCACAGGCCTGCAGCTCAGCTTCTTGCAGGTGACGCAAGTGCGGATAACGGATCTCACGACCGCATTTCCGCGGATGATCCAGAACTTCTTTCTCAGCAACGCCATGAGGTGTGTTTGTCCACAATGGCCATGTACTTCGTGGGTCCAGCGCACCAGCAGCTTGACTACTGGAGACTTGGTCGGAAGAACAATCGGATGCTTCTTCTCAGATGAGATCGTGGATGATGTCAAGCGTCCTCCGACCCGAATCAAGCCGTCTCCCAGAAAAGGACGAAGACGAGCCAGCTTGCAAGATTTGATCACCCTCCCTGTCTTGTTCAGAGACTTGAACTCTTTCTCAAAACTGGCAGCTTGAACTGACTTCCATACAGCAAGCTCGGCACTCCGTAGATCTCTCACAATGAGCTTAGTCTTGGTCTCCTCGGGTCTAGTCTTCAGGCGGCAGAACTTGAGTGCGTAACCGATGACACGAAGAAACTTCATCCATGACGAGAAGCTCGAGATGATCATGTCAATGAACGTTTGTTCCGTTTTCACGATCTCCATCACGTGTAAGTCTCTCTTCACTTCTGGGTTGTCTTTCAGGTCCGCACGTCTGACGTCAGCGGGGAGAGTCGGCCAGTGCTGTTCATCTTTCTTCAAGAAGTCAGGGCCTGAGGACCAGAGGCTTGATTTGACTAGCTGCTCCATCTTAGCGCCTCTGGACGCCAGGTCCGCCGGATTTCGTTCTGTCTCGACGAATCGCCAGCAAGATACGTCTGTCAGCTCTCATATGAGATTCACTTGTTTTGCTGACGAATGTCTCTGGTACCTGGCACTCGTTGAAGAGGTACTTCAGTACCGTCGTGCTGTCTGTCCAGAAAAATGAGTCTTCGACGTCAATGTCTAGTTCAGTCTTCATCTTAGAGTCTTGTTGAGCCGCCACGGAAGCCGGCGTCAACTCAGCTCGGGGTATGCTCAATCTCTTCAACGGCGCTACTCGAGCTCTTCCCATGAGCAGTGTGCAGTGAACTTCTCCATCCGTCGAAACCACTTGCAGGTATGAGGCGACTAAATTAGCCTGTCTGACTCGCATCAGAGAAGTGGTGAAGCTGGAACAACGCTCCTTCTCCGAATGCTGGTGGAATCAAGCTTCTTCTCAGCTTGAACTCTGGAAGCAAGGTGAACTGCTGCAAAAGCTTCCCATTGCAACACTTCGGTGTCGCTCATTTTCTCATCCCATTAAAGCTTGCGTCGGCACATCTCTTGAAGGATTTGCTTCCCCAGGAGTGTGAAGGGTGACACTAGCCCCAGAGGGTCGTAGAGGGACGCCACGACAGATAGCACTCCTCTACGCGTGTATGGTTTGTCCCGGACGTCACTTCAGAACGTGAAATTGTCATCATTCATGTCCCAGTGGATGCCTAAATCGCGCTCCGTGGGCAACTCGTCCTTACTGAGGTCTAGAACTGCCACAGAATCATCTCTTTCCCCTTCAGGTACAGTTGCCAGGACACGCTTGTTGTTGGCCGTCCACTGGTTCAGGCGGAAGCCTCCGTCTCGGCAGACGTTGATGAGGTCGTTGATCAGTATGACACATCTTGCTTCGTCATAGAACGACTTTAGAAGGTTGTCGACGTAGAAGTTCCTCAGCAAAATGGTCGTTGTCTCGTCGTCGTATAGATGTCCGTAGTCTTCGGCTGTCTTTCTTAGGCAAAAATTCACAACGCTTGGGGAGGAACGGGCTCTGAATACGCGCGAAGTCATCCTGTACTCTTCGATCTGTCGGGAGGTGTCCCCTTCAGGCCACCAAAGGTATCGCAGCAAGTTTCGGTCGTCAATGGGTACTTTAACTTGGAGGAACATCTCTTGGATGATCGCTGTCACTGCAAACTAACCATTCTTGAATTGCAGTAGGACTCCCACGAGATTATTTGTGAGGTCGGGCCCCTGTGGTAGGTGGTCATTTAATGAATGGCCGCCAAACCTGCCTTGAGGTCAAAAGACGACCCTCACCTTTGGTTTCTTATGGTGCTTCACCGCATGGTGAGGCATGTACCATACCCTGCTATCACATCGTTGTCGAGCCTCGTCTGGAACCCTTTCAGCATAGCCTTTCATGATGTACTTCTGTACTTGCTCGGTGTAGGAAGTAAGGTAAGCTTCGTCTGCCTCCAGCTTGCGCTTCAACGTTTGAGAGCGTTTCCGTGCCATGTCATGATTATCGGGAAGATGAACGTCGTCTCGATACGGAAGGCTCGCAACGTAGTGTCCATCTTCTTGTTTGACAGAGTCTGTCATCAGCTCGACGAAGCGTTTGTCTTCGGTCTTTGAGAGAGCCTCCTTCTCCCAAAAGTCTCTGCAGAAGTGGTCGTGCATGTaagtcattttctttccttttgagtcCACCAAAGAGCACCGTTATCACTATGTATACTAATTAATTCTTTCCATATCAGTTGGCTCAaggtgttttacacacacacatatatatatatatatatatatatatatatatatatatatatatatatatatatatatatatatatatatatatatatatatatatatatatatatatataaatatatatatatatatatataaatatatatatatatatatatatatatatatatatatatatatatatatatatatatatatatataatatatatatatatatatatatatatatatatatatatatatatatatatatatatatatatatatatatatatatatatatatatatatatgtatttatatatatgtatatatatatgtatatatatacatatatatatatatatatatatatatatatatatatatatatatatatatatatatatatatatatatatatggacatacatatatatatacatatatatatatatacatacatatatatatatatatatatatatatatatatatatatatatatatatatatatatatatatatatatatatatatatatatatatatattaaaatcacagtagatgtgacttcagtgtataagcgaatcccacaggaaaatgataggcagaagttcagtacagggcgctttcacgtttattaacgcaccgttgggcacgaatgagacacaaatataaagaaggttacaaagtaaacaaaaagaacaagaataccaaatggtcagttgtcaaagggtaataaaaagaaagttaatccAGGGTAATCCGGGATCAAGCTGTCACAAACttaacctaagaccaaacaaaaagaaatactaaagtttaggcgtacaaaataaaaaaaaatgtataaccttgaataccagatggttaattgccagggggtaaaaaacaaaaggttaatccatggCAAATTCGGGATCACGCgatcacaaactaatccaaatatatacttaaccataaggcaaacggaatcttacccattcacattggagaaacatgtataaaaattaatattaatttcgcatatatttatcaacaactttttttaattatgaaggcatcaagtttaaataaaccaagacttaaatctagaacactttcattatttgacttaataaaacaatattcgatgacattccttttaactgtatCATTGCACGGGAATAAAgttcttgctttactccagttaatagtaTGATcgaaatctctcatatgtacgaataatgcatttgatatttggtcagttctcacagaatattggtgttgtttgattcattgtgaaagtgattttccagtttgtccataatatattttatcacattttttacaatgaatttcatAGATGTAGCCAggaacatctttaggagaatttttatcactaaactcttaacattaaattactgaaaacaacatttatgttgaaaagttttaaaattctaggaatttgtaaaaaccttccATCATGTAAGCGTGAAAGCACTTgccactgaacttctgcctgtcattttcctgtgggattcccttatatatatatatgcttgtatatatatatatatatatatatatatatatatatatatatatatatatatatatatatatatatatatatatatatatatatatatatatatatatatatacacacacacacacacacactaagtcCACGCCGGAAGGTGAGTGGAAACTGGgattttgaacaagtactttcgtagtttattctacattttcaagttcacactgaatacaaaagaagttgacagagatttatataaaaaacagaggtgggggaggggttacAGTATGTTAAtatgggcagcatgttctttaaacaacaaAGACGGTTACAAAgaagctcttagaatttgtagtcctgaatttttggaggaggagtttaaaattattgataaaataggagattcattatgttaccttccatatttttttagaactttgtgaAAATAGAGCAAAacagacatattacaatccaaccaatgttaacaaagaacttaagaatattctctgtttaccatttcatcctaatttcattacTGCAGTGCCCATTTTCACTCACcctccgacgtggacttagtgatattctcaagcccGCGTTCCTTCTTGCTGTattgagatatatgtatatatatatatatatatatatatatatatatatatatatatatatatatatatatatatatatatatatgtatatatatatatatatatatatatatatatatatatatatatatatatactgtatatatatatatatatatatatatatatatatatatatatatatatatatatatatatatatatatatatatatatatatatatatatatatatatatatatatatatatatatatatatatatatatatatatatatatatatatatatatatatatatatatatatatatatatatatatatatatatatatatatatatatatatatatatatatatatatatatatatatatatatatatatatatatatatatatatatatatatatatatgtatatatatatatatatatatatatatatatatatatatatataaatatatgtatatatatatatatatatataaataatgtatatatatatatatatatatatatatatatatatatatatatatatatatatatatatatatatatatatatatatatatatatatatatatatatatatatatatatatataatatatatatatatatatatatatatatatatatatatatatatatatatatatatatatatatatatatatatatatatatatatatatatatatatatatatatatatatatatatatatatatatatatatatatatatatatatatatatatatatatatatatatatatatatataaatatatataaatatatatatatatatatatatatatatatatatatatatatatatatatatatatatatatatatatatatatatatatatatatatatatatatatatatatatatatatatacagtatatatatatacatatatgtagaatctactggtcaattttacagacacatatgtattttCTAATTGTTACAATGCCTCTTCATCTCTGAATTCTTgcttgctttttggatatgcttgtaactacgaagccgtgacatccaaacacaagaaattgaagagacttgtgactCGGGTTCGTCTCCTActaccggcaaatcacaagtctcttcaatttcttgtgcttggatgtcacggcttcgtagttacaagcatatccaaaaaagagcgaagaatttgagaagttaagagggcattgtggctattagaattacatatacatatatatataaaagtatatatatatatatacatatatatttatatatatatatatatatatatatatatatatatatatatatatatatatatatatatatatatacatatacatatatatatatatatatatatatatatatatatatatatatatatatatatatatatatatatatatatatatatatatatatatatatatatacatatacatatacatatatatatatatatatatatatatatatatatatatatatatatatatatatatatatatatatatatatatatatatatatatagatagatagatatgtatatatatatatatatatatatatatatatatatatatatatatatatatatatatatatatatatatatattatacacacacacacacatatatatatatatatatatatatatatatatatatatatatatatatatatatatatatatatatatatatatatatatatatatatatatatatatatatatatatatatatatatatatatatatatatatatatatatatatatatatatatatatatatatatatatatatatatatatatatatatatataaatatatatatatatatattatatatatatatatatatatatatatatatatatattatatatatatatatatataaatatatatatataaatatatatatatatatatatatatatatatatatatatatatatatacttatatatatacatacatacacacacacacacattctacaTTTGCTTTCTCTGTAGACTTATTTTTGGAAAATCCACTATAACTGCAGGGTCATTCCACACATAATTTTTTCTAGTTCCCTTCTGCATGAATAATGCATCCAGGCCTCATACCTGTACACAACCTCACTTGTCTTGCTATTGTCTCacagaaaaaacttgtttttcctACACTAAACTTCATTTTCCCAACATAAAAGATTTTCTATTCCTTTCCGCCATGTTAAAGCCATGTGTGCCCCCAGCTGACCCTGAACACCATCTTGAAGTTTTACACATCTCATACTTTACACCTATAGCCTACTGTGTCTTTAATCGTAGTGCATTGTCATTCAGTTCTGTATGTGCTTTCGTTACCTCCCTGTTATCAAACTCACTAGTCTTAATTACCATTACATCCACTTTTCATTCTGTTTAAACAGGAATTAAGGCGGCATCGGGGAGACTCCACTTCCTTCACCCAAGCAGGAGTGGTAAACCCGTaagtcttgaatatttttcttcatgacGGAGGGAGACCAGAATAAAATATCAGATTGTCACGTTCAAACCTAGCCACAGGAAGATTACTGTATGTGAGCATGAATCTTTTAACTATgcatccatttattttttgtgtaacaaCATTGGTCTATGAGAAATAGACTTTCCTGCAAGACGTGCCCAGTATGCTGCCAAACTTTCTCAGCACAGGACTCTACGTAAGTGGGCAAAATGAGTTATGCTGGCTTAGCTTCATCATACTGCATAACACCGCATGTTTGAGACTTATACCACCACCATGTACAAGCAAGGAAACACCTGCATCTGCACAACTATGACAGGTTATCTTCACTAGGAAAATAAGTTGATCCTCTTATCTTGAAATCTGGAATCATGAAATACAAAGCTCAAAGAACTGGTCAAAATCCAGTGTActgattttttcttacaaaaggtAAGAccataaaagaaatacaattgTAGGGTCACTTCTGTGATAAGTGTATGCCGAGTAAAACAATGATGAGTTGGATGCTCTTTGACGAGTTATAAGCATATTGCAATATACTgcagttttgtatttataatcaGAATAAGCGGCCTTAAATACAGTACTACATCATACCTAGTATGACTTAAAAGCCCAGTGGGTGGAGAGTTTATTGACGCACATATGGTGAGACGAACTTTCAGCCATGTCGAAGGATGAATACTCAAAAAGTAGGGAGTAAATTCCCcattaatagtaaaatattatcagaatttGGGTTAACAAAAGAAGACAGAGTTTCAAAGGTTATAAATGTAGGGAAAATGAATCTTCGATCTCTGGATTTCAACATGGAACCTCTTGACAAGACACAGCATCTTGAGGAAAGAATTGAAAGTAATGCCCTCGGCAGAGCttacgggaaaaaaaaaagatatcaaaatcTAGTTTTGATGATGCTCAGTCTTTTGTTATGACAGGAGACAAATTCTCtacatactgtatttttgtttctttacttgcTGATGACTGACCCAGGTCGCGCACCAATTTCAAAGGGCTCGCAGGACCTCCATCATTAAATAGCAGTAGCCTATTGATCacactgcatattccacattcacTGTTTGATATTCCATATCACAGCATCGATTACTcttgttttatcataaatttgTAGGCTTCGTCATCGAGTGATAGCGCCATTGTGTGTATGCAGGAAACACGAGATTTGGTATAAAACCATCTTACTAGTCTtcattcttcaacatctgtgatGTGTTTAGGATGAGCAATGATTGTTAATGACACATTTATAAGCCTTATAAGGAACAGTCTTTACTGTTTGATGATGTACGGTACTTTAAATCGTTCGGTGTCAGCAAGGGATGAGGAAAAAGGGTTAAATGCTGTGAATGCTGTTTTATTGGTGTTATAATCAAACCAAAGTGATCACAAGCATATTATAATAAACACTCTTATCTGTAACTCAACACAGAAGTTTACTTTGGCCTTGTTGTTgtcttacaaagaaaaatacatacaaaattaagGCTAATTTTAGTTACACATGTAGTTCAAATCTATTTCGGGAGTTAAATGCTGCCGAATCCTTAGTGTATGTTGCCTAGTTACCTTAATGTTACTGTCCTTACTTTTGACTTGTGAAAATCTTTTCTTGTTGCTCTGGCCAGAGGGATTTCAATCACAATACAGTGGCTTCTGTTATAAAATACATCGGATAACCAGAGAAAAGACTTCAGGTGAGCATGAGAGATAACGCCCTCCATTTTCAAAAAGAGTAACAAAACTAAACTGTAAGGATGATAGGTTGGTCGTGGACTCGGTCACGTTGTCTGAAGTGAAGAGGTCCATTGTAAATGTCTTGGCCACTGAGTAAGGGGAAGCGCCCCTTGGCTGGAAGTCGAACGTGTCGTAGCCTACATGGTAGGACTGTTCCCACTTACGATGTCGATCATCTTGAACAGGTCGGGTTCCATGTCGTCCAAAAGTAACGCGCTGACGCACTTTGGGAACTGGGAGTTGCGGAAGCAGTCTGCCCTGAAGAAAGATACAGTTACATTGTGGAGAGTAGAAGGAGCAGAGGAAATCAATTGGTGGCGGAAGACATGATCAGTGAGTGATTTTGTTGAGAATTCTGTTAATACAGTAAGCGGCAGAAACATTCAGACGGTATATGGGCGCTTAACCTGGGAAAGCCCCCTTGGACAGAAGTGTTTTACAAAACTGCTCCTCACTGAATCGATATCCTCTCAGATCGCCTTCGTTCCATGTTTCTTCCAAGAACACTAAAATACAGATGTGGAAACGGGTAGCTCCATGCCTTATGGATGAGCATTATCGCATCATATCAATCATTTGACATCAGTAAAACCTGTCATTGTGCTCACTTGCTTAAAGGTAGCGAGATGAATCGCAGAGAAGACGAATTCATCAGTGGTTATCAAGGAATGACACCGTGGAGAAATAGATAGTTATTAAGAGCATAACGAAAGCAGAGGAAGAATAATTCAGAAAGAGTGACGTGGAAGACTCCGCAGTTCACCTTCAACAGTTAATATTCTGAAGCTTAAATTTAATGCATATTAGAAAGCATGGTGaccattttatttctaaacaggTAATAACTTTGATAATGACGATAGAAAAAAACCAGCGATCAGCACTTGCTTACGAAACACTTACTTGCAAGCCATCCGATCGTTGCTACCACGGGACAGGTTGTAACAGTCATCACAGAGGCGATTAAGAGCGGCATATTGCTCCTTGTCAAATTTCCCGTGACATTTTAAAGACTGAAACTCTTTAAAAGTGTTGGGACGAATTCGGATGAACGAAGCTGATGTCTCctggaaaaatgtatatatattcgacaGTAGCAGGTTTTAGCAGTCATTTCAAACTATGAagattcaagaaaatttttattcaaaaatttaaacagattttgtgaGCAAAGCTGCCTTTATGAAATTACACTGGGAGTCCACCAGTGAGAACTACATAATTCTTAACTATGCATTATAAACTGTATTTCAAGGGTACCCCCCATAAACATAACGGGATGGTATATAACGTAATACTTGACATTGAAAAAATGTACTTGAAACTCAACGCACCAAAAATCTCTAGACCTCACCTGACAGAGAAGCAGAGCACCCAACATTAGCACCAATCGGCCATAAGGTAACAGATGGCGGAGTCTCTGAAAATATGAGAGTGGGATTAACTAGGTCTTTTCATTttggaataaaagagaaaattaacggCAATGCACTTGGAAACATCAAAACTTCAGCAACGTTAGTCTTTTATTATCACCGAAAGAAGTGTGTATTCAGCAAAGCCAAAGCTAGACCTAATTTTCTGTTGAGCACAATGAAAGTCTTATGAACAGTGAATCGATgcttagaaaaaatgaaatttcaaaaccgCAGCAACAGAATTAGAACGGATTTcatggttttgtattttttattttttaaatttctctgatAATTTTGTTGTAGATCAACGACAGTTACCTTTTCGGTAATGCTTAGAGTTCTTACTGTAAATTCAATTTTCAACTCTCACCAAGAGTGGAGAGAGAACCTTTGGAACCACTCCATACAAATCACAATGAACAAATATAATTAcgtacgcaaaaaaaaaaaaatgctgttataATTGTTATGTTACTGAGGTGACTAAATCAAAAGCATTTGTTATAAACCAACCGCAGAAATGACCAGTTATGGATGACTGTGATGAAACCTTGGACAATGGTGACAACTCGGCTTTGATTCTGAATAAAACGAATTCCTTACCTGGGAAATGAACATAGAGTTGATAGTTGATGgagattcaaaataaaaagttctctttCGAAGGAACCCACTGGTCTCCTCAACCTTGTTCCTTGGTGCTGTTGGTGACAGTTGTGGTGCTCCAAGAAATCTCTCCGACTTCTTATATATCCTTGCTGGATGTCTTTGAAGGCCATTATCCTAGCTTGACGTCTTGAGAGACACAAGATCACCTAATCATTCTCAACTCCCACCAGCTTCCTAATGAAGATTTCATGGCGTCTTTGACATAGATAGCAACTTTGTTTTCATGTTTCTAGTAATATCAATGCAAATGAAAAGACGCAGTAAATTTCTAAATGCATTCCATACTTCCTCTCAGGCGATAGTTCAGAACAAACTATTTCAGCTGTCAGCATAATCGTGGTAACGTAGACAATCGtctgagaagagaaagaaactgaatatCACTTAGGTTGTAGAAGATAACTAcaagaaatagtaaaaaataaaagtaggctATATTTAATACTAATGTAAGCCAGTGTTTGTTAACCCGACAGAAATCAACGGCTATGATCCTAACAATTCTTCGAGTTGCTTTGAAAGTATTCCACACTGGAGAAGAAGACATTGTTTcctattcttcattttttgacgttcatattttaacactgaattttaatagta contains:
- the LOC136837940 gene encoding uncharacterized protein, which produces MFLQVKVPIDDRNLLRYLWWPEGDTSRQIEEYRMTSRVFRARSSPSVVNFCLRKTAEDYGHLYDDETTTILLRNFYVDNLLKSFYDEARCVILINDLINVCRDGGFRLNQWTANNKRVLATVPEGERDDSVAVLDLSKDELPTERDLGIHWDMNDDNFTF
- the LOC136837956 gene encoding crustacean hyperglycemic hormone-like is translated as MFISQRLRHLLPYGRLVLMLGALLLCQETSASFIRIRPNTFKEFQSLKCHGKFDKEQYAALNRLCDDCYNLSRGSNDRMACKADCFRNSQFPKCVSALLLDDMEPDLFKMIDIVSGNSPTM